The following coding sequences are from one Pseudonocardia sp. HH130630-07 window:
- a CDS encoding glycosyltransferase, translated as MLLRAGRVRRLPPNVHALDRVPLDRALRHATAFVHHGGSGGLLQALAAGVPQLVTPGIADRRHNATVLARTGAGIGAETRHVTAAVLGRLVHDPALRSAAEEWRHRIDALPAPSTALPLLVHEG; from the coding sequence GTGCTGCTCCGCGCCGGACGGGTACGCCGGCTGCCCCCGAACGTGCACGCCCTGGACCGGGTGCCGCTGGACCGGGCGCTGCGGCACGCGACCGCGTTCGTGCACCACGGCGGTTCCGGCGGTCTGCTGCAGGCGCTCGCCGCCGGGGTTCCGCAGCTGGTCACCCCGGGCATCGCCGACCGCCGGCACAACGCGACGGTGCTCGCACGGACCGGTGCGGGCATCGGCGCGGAGACCCGGCACGTCACCGCCGCCGTGCTCGGCCGCCTGGTCCACGACCCCGCGCTACGGAGCGCCGCCGAGGAGTGGCGGCACCGCATCGACGCCCTGCCCGCACCGTCGACGGCGCTCCCGCTGCTCGTACACGAGGGGTGA